The following is a genomic window from Caldalkalibacillus thermarum.
AAACATGGCGGTTCTTGGATACCCCAAGTCTAGACCCGGCCACCAATATGGCCCTTGATGAAGCGGTGCTGCTTTTGCACGGGGAAGGCAAAGTGCCTCCCACCATCCGCTTTTATACCTGGCAGCCCCCCACCTTGTCGATCGGTTATTTCCAAAAGGTTAAGAAGGAAATCAACATGGAGGCGGTCCGGCGGCATGGTTTGGGATTCGTGCGGCGAATGACAGGCGGTCGTGCGGTGCTTCACGACCAGGAGTTAACCTATAGCGTGGTGGTTAAAGAAAATCATCCCCTGATTCCCTCGTCAGTCATTGAGGCTTACCGGGTGATCAGCACGGGATTGCTGCTAGGTTTTAAACGGCTGGGTCTGGACGCCGATTTTGCCGTCCCTCACACAGAAAAAGAAAAAGAGGAGCTGCGGCAGCCCCGTTCTAGTGTCTGCTTTGACAGTCCATCTTGGTATGAATTGCTTGTTGAAGGGCGCAAGGTGGTTGGCAGTGCCCAGACAAGGCAAAAAGGCGTTGTCTTGCAGCACGGTTCTATATTGCTGGATGTGGATGTAGAACTGTTATTTGACGTGTTTAAATTTGGCCATGAGCGGATCAAAGCTCGCTTAAAAAAACATTTCTTGCGCAAAGCTGTGGCCATCAACCAGCTCCGGGCTG
Proteins encoded in this region:
- a CDS encoding lipoate--protein ligase family protein encodes the protein MSGKETWRFLDTPSLDPATNMALDEAVLLLHGEGKVPPTIRFYTWQPPTLSIGYFQKVKKEINMEAVRRHGLGFVRRMTGGRAVLHDQELTYSVVVKENHPLIPSSVIEAYRVISTGLLLGFKRLGLDADFAVPHTEKEKEELRQPRSSVCFDSPSWYELLVEGRKVVGSAQTRQKGVVLQHGSILLDVDVELLFDVFKFGHERIKARLKKHFLRKAVAINQLRAVPVTMEEVKEAFKAGFAEAFQVELKEAEPSPEEKELAKILVREKYGNDKWNYSK